CCTGAAAGGCTCATAACCCCTGCCAGTAGCAGGCGGTTATACTGAGCTTTTTCAGATACCTGATCATTTCCGTGATGAGCCAGAGGTCGGAAGTCGTCAAAATCAGTGCCCATTTCAAGCTCCTGACCAAAACTGTCTGTAATGGTCAGGTCCACAGCAATGCCTCTGCAATGTGGGCAAGTGCCACTTTCAGGGTCTGAGACATACAGAGGGTCGGGAGTATGGTCAAACAGTAATTGCTGCGCCTCCTGCGGGCGAAAGGCATCCCAGATTTTCAGTTTCAGTCCCAGAGGTGACAGTAGCTCGATGGCTTTTTCCAGACCTTTGACAGCGTCCCGGTGTAGATAACAGAGCGGCTTCTGGTAAATGGCTCTGCCGGTAAAGTTGTCTTTGGTGGCATACGCCAGCGACAGTTTAAGGTCGTGACTCTCAGGAGTGATGGCTACGAGCTGATTGGTTTTCATGGGTAGTTATCATTGTCCGGATTGGCTATCTGGTCAGTCATATATCTTAACCTTTATCGGCATTGACATCGGCATCGACAATGATATCTGACGGCTGACGGGGGACTGAGGATGTTTTTACCGGTTTAAGCAGATTCGCAGCGAACGCAGTGACCAGCATGCCCATCAGTGTGGCAAAAACATACCAGAAACGACCTTCCACCACGGGTAGAACAATCCAGCCACCCCAGGGGGCGTTGTTTAATACACCAGCACTGAACGCAATGATGTTGCCGGTTACGCCCCCAAGAACAATGGCAGGTAATACCCTGAAAGGGTCGGCTACTGCAAAGGGTATCGCCCCTTCGGAGATACCAATCATTCCCATCATCAGCGCTGCTTTACCAGCCTGACGTTCTTCTCCGGAATATTTTTGTGGTGACAGAATAGTGGCTAGCCACATCCCCAGCGGCGGTGTGCAAATCGCGACACCGACTCCGCCCATCAGGTAAGGGTGGTCTTTAACCTGGGTTTGTGCAAACAAAGTAGCGACTTTGTTCACCGGTCCACCCATGTCAAATGCGGTCATTGCGCCCAGCGTTGCGCCCAGCACTATTTTTGATGCGCCCTGTAAGCTGTATAACCATTCATTGAGGGAGGTCATCAGGTGAGCAATGGGGTATCCGATAAACCAGATAACAATACCCGAGGTAAGAAAGGTTCCGAGCAGAGGATAGATGAAAATAGCGCCCATGGGTTTCATGGCGCCCGGTAATGGAATCCGCTTAAGCAGGTTGACCAGGTAGCCTGCGATAAAGCCGACAATAATTGCACCCAGAAAACCACCACCGTAGCTTTCGGCCAACCAGGCGCCGATCATGCCGGGTGCGAGTCCTGGTCGGCTTGCAATTGACCAGGCAATATAGCCCCCCAATACCGGAATAAACAGGGTGAAACCAGCTGCCCCCATATTCCACAGGTCCTTTAGAAAGCCTGACTCAGGACGGGCAGCTTCTCCATTTAGCATGACGGCGAGAGATAGCAGTACTCCGCCAGCCACTATAAAAGGAATCATATGGCTGGTACCGGTGAGAAGATGCTGTTTCAGACTGAAAAGTTCTTGTCTGAAGTTTGGTAAAGCGT
Above is a window of Endozoicomonas montiporae CL-33 DNA encoding:
- the ddpX gene encoding D-alanyl-D-alanine dipeptidase translates to MKTNQLVAITPESHDLKLSLAYATKDNFTGRAIYQKPLCYLHRDAVKGLEKAIELLSPLGLKLKIWDAFRPQEAQQLLFDHTPDPLYVSDPESGTCPHCRGIAVDLTITDSFGQELEMGTDFDDFRPLAHHGNDQVSEKAQYNRLLLAGVMSLSGFNPIQSEWWHYQLPDAMDYPLYTEAELQTGMV
- a CDS encoding fructose-specific PTS transporter subunit EIIC; translated protein: MIPFIVAGGVLLSLAVMLNGEAARPESGFLKDLWNMGAAGFTLFIPVLGGYIAWSIASRPGLAPGMIGAWLAESYGGGFLGAIIVGFIAGYLVNLLKRIPLPGAMKPMGAIFIYPLLGTFLTSGIVIWFIGYPIAHLMTSLNEWLYSLQGASKIVLGATLGAMTAFDMGGPVNKVATLFAQTQVKDHPYLMGGVGVAICTPPLGMWLATILSPQKYSGEERQAGKAALMMGMIGISEGAIPFAVADPFRVLPAIVLGGVTGNIIAFSAGVLNNAPWGGWIVLPVVEGRFWYVFATLMGMLVTAFAANLLKPVKTSSVPRQPSDIIVDADVNADKG